The Pseudomonadota bacterium DNA window CTTTCGCTCAGGGCCGTTTCGTCAAGGGCTGATTCATAGCCGAATTTCCAGCCGGTTTTACCGTTCTGGTAGCCTTCTTCCCACCAGCCGTCCATGATGCTGATATTGGGGATGCCATTCATCGCCGCCTTCATGCCGCTGGTGCCACTGGCTTCCAATGGTCTTTTAGGACTGTTCAGCCAGGCATGTACTCCTGCGACCATCATCTTTGCGATCTGCATGTCATACCCGGGAATAAACACAAGCTTTGCAAGGCCGTTGGTTTTCGTAAACAATTCTTTCTGACAATCAAGAATCATTTTTATCAGGTATTTTCCTGGTTCGTCGGAAGGATGTGCCTTGCCGGCAAATATGAAATTCACTGCAGTTGAATCTTTGCAGATAATCTCTGCAAGGGCATCGATATCTTCAAAAATCAGGTCGGCCCTTTTATAGGTTGAAAAACGCCTGGCAAAACCGATGGTGAAAACCCCTGGTTTAAGAGAACTTTCGATTTCATCAAGATGGGAAAGAAAGTTCGGCGGGTCAATCCAGGTTTCCTGCATCTGGTTCCGGTGCCGAACCAGCATTTCATTGACGTATTTGATCAGGGTTTCATTATCCTTGGCCATTGCCCCTTCAAAATATGTTATGAATTTTTTGTTGTCGAGCAGTAGCTGGGCATTGGTAAATGCGCTGGGATCCTGGCGCCAGTCGTCAAGTTCAGCAAATCCATCATATAATTCCGCCTTGGCATCGCTGATCCAGGTCAAATGATGGACCCCGTTGGTGATCGCGGTTATTTTGTCGGCGAATTGCGAAAATTGCTTTTTCGTTACCTCTTTGTGCAATCTGCTGACGCTGTTGGTCGCCCGATTGACGGTCATGGCCAGAGAGGTGAAGTTATAACTTTCCGGGAAGTCTTTGTCTTCTGCGAGCAGGAGAAGCACCCTCTGGCAGAAGGAATGGCCCAATTCCTTGTAAACACTCTTGGTGAAACGATCATGGCCGGCTTTGACCGGGGTATGAATGGTGTAGACGATCTGTTTTGCAACTTCGCCAGCCGCATCCGTTATATCTTTATTGGATGATTGCAGCTGATAATCGTCACCATATTTTTTATGAAGTTGTTCAGCAATGAGATGCAGCACCACCACCACACCGTGCTGCTCGTTGAGGTGGATTGTCTTTGAGGTTATCCCGAGAATGTTCATTGCCGGGATAATCCCTGCGCCCAATAAGCGTCGTTGGATGGCTTTTATTTTCTCGGAAGTGCTGTCATACAGATGTTCTGCCGCTTCCTGAATCCAGTCTGGTGAGGATTCTGTGCTGTAATCGAGAAGGATCTGCGGCACGAAAAAATCCAGATTGTCGTTTATTTCCATCTTGAGCCATAATTTGGCATAGGTCATGATTTTACGGTCTTTCCTGTCGAAGAAAGGCACCGCAATTTCCAGGGGTTTGCCCGGGTTTTTGGGATCCTTCAGCAGATAAAGGGATGGCGTGATTTCCGGATGCCATTCAGGGGACCAGACAATCTGGCCGATTTTTGAATCGACCAATTGGGAGAAATAGCCTTTTTTGTAAAGCAGGGAGATCG harbors:
- the glgP gene encoding alpha-glucan family phosphorylase, with protein sequence MKKKNPPLIDKDKALRNMLSTDKFGEYFGVSQEILDKVWKDLTSPDRNSTTYISMEIGADIDVFNPVRRRLLSIDTTDSTDSKLDYFTKRFLYGPEKIPNYSGGLGVLAGDTLKSFADCKIPVAAISLLYKKGYFSQLVDSKIGQIVWSPEWHPEITPSLYLLKDPKNPGKPLEIAVPFFDRKDRKIMTYAKLWLKMEINDNLDFFVPQILLDYSTESSPDWIQEAAEHLYDSTSEKIKAIQRRLLGAGIIPAMNILGITSKTIHLNEQHGVVVVLHLIAEQLHKKYGDDYQLQSSNKDITDAAGEVAKQIVYTIHTPVKAGHDRFTKSVYKELGHSFCQRVLLLLAEDKDFPESYNFTSLAMTVNRATNSVSRLHKEVTKKQFSQFADKITAITNGVHHLTWISDAKAELYDGFAELDDWRQDPSAFTNAQLLLDNKKFITYFEGAMAKDNETLIKYVNEMLVRHRNQMQETWIDPPNFLSHLDEIESSLKPGVFTIGFARRFSTYKRADLIFEDIDALAEIICKDSTAVNFIFAGKAHPSDEPGKYLIKMILDCQKELFTKTNGLAKLVFIPGYDMQIAKMMVAGVHAWLNSPKRPLEASGTSGMKAAMNGIPNISIMDGWWEEGYQNGKTGWKFGYESALDETALSESQDSLFYEEDSISFYKLFPKILQAFYDDNHRHKYINKCVMNLVLNATKFNTHRMTAEYVSRYNLNLPPATEKILKKFRGLHKSDK